A genome region from Nitrospira sp. includes the following:
- the ppk2 gene encoding polyphosphate kinase 2, which yields MAVDGQSGGKTKGRKDRANADAIAAVAQNNGQLETDELEIIATAVPREGDGYQPPTQPAGEVTAGLIGEAGRTLTEEDLRRVNTRKGLLQLIKNKNIDLDEVRKTLLYEQELRQLQVELVRLQRWVQTDGQRIAILVEGRDAAGKGGTIRRFTEHLNPRAMRVVALPKPTDDERGQWYFQRYIRQLPNKGEIVFFDRSWYNRAVVEPVMGFCSKKEHQRFLQQVTEFEHMLYEDGVTIIKFWFSISKEEQANRFEARRQNPLKQWKLSPVDEKAQEMWDSYTRYKEEMFSKTHTTFSPWIIVKANDKQAARLESLRYVLNLLPYKGKEEAAIRLTPDPNVITRFHRKMVELDF from the coding sequence ATGGCAGTCGACGGACAATCGGGTGGGAAAACAAAGGGGCGGAAAGATCGCGCCAATGCAGACGCGATCGCCGCGGTCGCGCAGAACAACGGGCAACTGGAAACGGATGAATTGGAGATTATTGCCACGGCGGTGCCGCGCGAAGGAGATGGCTATCAGCCCCCCACCCAACCCGCAGGGGAAGTAACCGCTGGATTGATCGGTGAGGCGGGGCGCACCTTGACGGAGGAAGATCTCCGACGCGTCAACACGCGAAAGGGCCTCCTCCAGTTGATCAAGAATAAGAATATCGATCTCGACGAGGTGCGCAAGACACTGCTGTATGAGCAGGAGCTGCGGCAGCTGCAGGTTGAACTGGTCCGGCTTCAGCGTTGGGTGCAGACGGATGGCCAGCGTATCGCCATTCTTGTCGAGGGACGGGATGCGGCCGGGAAGGGTGGCACGATCCGCCGATTTACCGAGCATTTGAATCCGCGCGCGATGCGTGTGGTGGCGTTGCCGAAGCCGACGGATGATGAGCGTGGACAGTGGTACTTCCAGCGGTATATCCGGCAATTGCCCAACAAAGGCGAAATCGTGTTTTTCGACCGCAGTTGGTATAACCGCGCGGTCGTCGAACCGGTGATGGGATTTTGCAGCAAGAAAGAGCATCAGCGGTTCTTGCAGCAGGTCACGGAATTCGAGCATATGCTCTACGAGGACGGCGTCACGATCATTAAGTTCTGGTTCTCGATTTCTAAAGAGGAGCAGGCCAATCGATTCGAAGCGCGCCGGCAGAATCCGCTCAAGCAGTGGAAGCTCAGCCCTGTCGATGAGAAGGCGCAAGAGATGTGGGATTCCTACACTCGATATAAAGAAGAAATGTTCAGCAAGACGCATACGACCTTCAGCCCCTGGATTATCGTCAAGGCGAACGACAAGCAGGCGGCACGGCTGGAAAGTTTGCGCTATGTGTTGAACCTGTTGCCCTACAAAGGGAAGGAGGAAGCCGCGATCAGGCTGACGCCCGACCCCAATGTGATTACACGCTTCCATCGCAAGATGGTGGAATTGGATTTCTGA
- the trxC gene encoding thioredoxin TrxC — protein MTETLHLVCPHCRSINRVPTTRLTEQPNCGQCHAPLFPGHPIALTAADFELHAQRAEIPLVVDFWAPWCGPCRMMAPAYEQAAKMLEPQVRLAKVNTEEEQALAARFGIVSIPTMVLLRGGRELARQPGALGLQDIVRWVRSKI, from the coding sequence GTGACGGAGACGCTCCATCTGGTCTGTCCGCATTGCCGGAGTATCAATCGGGTTCCGACAACTCGCCTGACGGAGCAGCCCAATTGCGGCCAGTGCCACGCGCCCCTCTTTCCCGGGCACCCGATCGCGTTGACCGCGGCGGATTTTGAACTTCATGCGCAGCGCGCGGAAATTCCTCTGGTGGTGGATTTCTGGGCGCCCTGGTGCGGTCCCTGCCGGATGATGGCCCCGGCCTATGAACAGGCCGCGAAGATGCTGGAGCCTCAGGTTCGCTTGGCCAAAGTGAACACGGAGGAAGAACAGGCGCTGGCCGCGAGGTTTGGCATCGTCAGTATCCCGACGATGGTGCTCCTGCGTGGCGGGCGTGAACTGGCGCGACAGCCCGGCGCGTTGGGGCTTCAAGATATTGTGCGGTGGGTCCGCAGCAAGATCTGA
- a CDS encoding YtxH domain-containing protein: MADQHQGCSGVGVSIAFLSGALIGAVAAILYTPKSGAETRTALRGYVRRTEDEVLEKAKEIRADLSRTVDEAKRYLKETEATIAAALAAGKEAFKKEKPDRA; this comes from the coding sequence ATGGCTGATCAGCATCAGGGGTGTTCGGGGGTAGGGGTGTCGATTGCGTTTCTGAGCGGCGCCCTCATCGGCGCGGTGGCGGCGATTCTCTATACTCCGAAATCCGGAGCGGAGACTCGTACCGCGCTGCGAGGGTATGTGCGCCGGACAGAGGATGAAGTATTGGAAAAGGCCAAAGAGATCCGTGCGGACCTCTCCCGCACGGTTGATGAAGCCAAGCGATATTTGAAGGAAACCGAGGCGACGATTGCCGCAGCGTTAGCGGCGGGGAAGGAAGCGTTCAAGAAAGAGAAGCCGGATCGCGCCTGA
- a CDS encoding c-type cytochrome, which yields MGGRRTVLIGCALVFVVGLLSFPRLLLGSDQTRVKELIQNNCAGCHRLEGKEDSRFKLKAPDLIWAGSKYQRTWLLRYLTGKEAPLYPKGYRWDLSEGPTRHPVVSEEEAQGLAEYFEQHNKDPRVKVGAFDLSKVSKFDATFGGMAYKAHACLGCHLIEENGKLIGGPQSASLVAAGQRYDKDWLFRFGQNPQDFTPHSGEFLADATEPQLRAVIGFLMVQGVKDFKYYEPWTAPEFGMASADRGKVLYKEYCSQCHGATGKGDGPAASGLEPKPAIHANIPFDKVPTDYLYNVINHGGAAMGKSPNMPYWNLTFGQQGVADVMAYLRATFKGGAEVAQAAGSGEGPTGVCPQPRKTAKAPADFLSKTNPLPHSDAAIQAGKTLFLQTAQPVACAMCHGEKGNGQGFMGAALIPPPRNFTCGSMMKDLPDGQLFWIIKNGSPGTGMMSFAGLPDDQVWQLIAYVRSLAK from the coding sequence ATGGGTGGAAGACGGACGGTGCTGATCGGATGTGCCTTGGTGTTTGTGGTGGGGTTGTTGTCGTTCCCCAGACTTTTGTTGGGCAGTGATCAGACTCGTGTCAAAGAGCTGATTCAGAATAACTGCGCCGGATGTCACCGCCTCGAAGGGAAAGAGGATTCGCGCTTCAAGTTAAAGGCCCCTGATCTGATCTGGGCCGGGAGCAAGTATCAGCGCACGTGGCTGCTTCGATACCTGACAGGGAAAGAGGCTCCGCTGTACCCCAAAGGGTATCGATGGGATTTGTCTGAGGGGCCGACGCGACACCCGGTGGTCAGCGAGGAAGAAGCGCAGGGTCTCGCCGAGTATTTTGAGCAGCACAACAAGGATCCTCGGGTGAAGGTCGGCGCCTTTGATCTCTCGAAGGTCAGTAAGTTCGATGCCACGTTCGGCGGTATGGCTTATAAGGCCCACGCGTGTCTTGGCTGTCACCTGATCGAGGAGAATGGTAAACTCATCGGCGGACCGCAGAGCGCCTCGCTGGTGGCAGCCGGTCAGCGGTATGACAAGGACTGGCTCTTCCGGTTCGGGCAGAATCCGCAGGACTTTACTCCTCACAGCGGAGAATTTCTGGCCGATGCGACGGAACCGCAGCTTCGGGCCGTCATCGGGTTCCTCATGGTGCAGGGAGTGAAGGACTTCAAATATTACGAGCCTTGGACGGCTCCGGAGTTCGGGATGGCGAGTGCGGATCGGGGGAAGGTGTTGTACAAGGAGTATTGTTCGCAATGTCACGGTGCGACTGGAAAGGGCGATGGGCCCGCTGCATCCGGTCTGGAGCCGAAGCCGGCGATCCATGCGAACATCCCCTTCGACAAGGTGCCGACCGATTACCTCTACAATGTGATCAATCATGGCGGTGCGGCGATGGGAAAATCGCCGAATATGCCCTACTGGAATCTGACTTTCGGGCAACAGGGCGTGGCGGACGTGATGGCCTATTTACGAGCCACCTTCAAGGGCGGAGCAGAGGTGGCGCAGGCGGCGGGAAGCGGCGAAGGCCCGACCGGCGTGTGCCCGCAGCCGAGGAAAACGGCGAAGGCGCCGGCTGATTTCCTCTCCAAAACCAATCCGTTGCCACATTCGGACGCGGCTATCCAGGCAGGGAAAACGCTGTTTCTTCAGACGGCCCAGCCGGTGGCCTGTGCGATGTGTCATGGAGAGAAGGGCAATGGGCAGGGCTTCATGGGGGCGGCATTGATTCCTCCGCCGCGAAACTTTACGTGCGGCTCGATGATGAAAGATCTTCCGGACGGGCAACTGTTCTGGATCATCAAGAACGGCTCGCCGGGAACCGGTATGATGTCGTTCGCCGGGTTGCCGGATGACCAGGTGTGGCAGTTGATCGCCTACGTAAGAAGTTTGGCGAAGTAG
- a CDS encoding c-type cytochrome, producing MQRRSNRLWAALAVVVVVEATVMPMGSTAQQHMLQPRVPADKLAEARALTSPLADAPAIVEQGKALYHGKGTCANCHGPEGAGDGPVASQLNPSPRNFQHPGFWRHRTEGEIFWVIKHGSPGTSMIGFAGQLTDEEIWVLIQYERTFAEGHGHGEGMMGPRGGMGHRGRREGMGGMGHGGMGGGGGSCEGEQCNR from the coding sequence ATGCAGAGGAGGTCGAACCGGCTGTGGGCCGCGCTTGCGGTCGTGGTGGTTGTAGAGGCGACGGTCATGCCCATGGGTTCGACCGCCCAGCAACATATGCTCCAGCCCAGGGTACCGGCCGACAAACTGGCCGAGGCGAGGGCGCTCACGAGTCCATTGGCTGATGCGCCTGCTATCGTTGAACAAGGCAAGGCCCTCTATCACGGGAAAGGGACGTGCGCCAACTGTCATGGACCGGAGGGAGCGGGCGATGGGCCGGTGGCGTCCCAGCTGAATCCATCCCCCCGCAATTTTCAGCACCCTGGATTTTGGCGCCATCGCACGGAGGGAGAAATTTTCTGGGTGATCAAGCACGGATCGCCCGGCACCAGCATGATCGGGTTCGCCGGGCAACTCACCGACGAGGAAATTTGGGTCTTGATCCAGTATGAACGCACGTTTGCCGAAGGACATGGCCACGGTGAAGGGATGATGGGCCCGCGTGGAGGGATGGGACACAGGGGGCGGCGAGAAGGCATGGGCGGCATGGGGCATGGAGGGATGGGAGGCGGTGGCGGGAGTTGTGAAGGAGAACAGTGCAATCGGTAA
- a CDS encoding DsrE family protein has translation MAMFIISGSRGTDDPTMASLPFMAAKTAKEQGHDVVLWLWNEAVTSARKGSADHIVGVNLTPLKDVLAAVQAAQIPIWVCAACAVARQIGPGDLVTGAVIKGMPDYIKAVAERDRNVAF, from the coding sequence ATGGCGATGTTTATCATTTCAGGGAGTCGGGGCACGGACGATCCGACAATGGCATCTCTTCCCTTCATGGCCGCCAAGACCGCCAAGGAGCAGGGCCACGATGTGGTATTGTGGTTGTGGAACGAGGCGGTGACTTCAGCGCGCAAAGGGTCGGCGGATCATATCGTGGGCGTGAATTTGACGCCGCTAAAAGATGTGCTGGCAGCCGTCCAAGCCGCTCAGATTCCAATTTGGGTCTGCGCAGCCTGTGCCGTCGCCCGGCAGATCGGTCCGGGTGATCTCGTGACAGGGGCCGTTATTAAAGGTATGCCGGATTACATCAAGGCCGTGGCCGAACGTGACCGGAACGTGGCGTTTTAA